One Oncorhynchus tshawytscha isolate Ot180627B unplaced genomic scaffold, Otsh_v2.0 Un_contig_4862_pilon_pilon, whole genome shotgun sequence genomic region harbors:
- the LOC121845240 gene encoding A-kinase anchor protein 13-like — MSTQCGISISVSLQPFITVVNPYMCLCVPTDSGICVSVSPQTVVYVSLCPHRPVTVVYVSVSPQTVVYVSLCPHRQWYMCLCVPTDSGICVSLSLQAVVVQQDSFIEDQRQALTNRPERLTSFFSSRPSSRHNSLIEQEKQRSLEKHRQETAALQRQQATHDQEKRRREREWEVREQQLTDREVQLLVQEEETGRRSRELVTERVELQRKKKDYLIDLERLRDAQGKLDRDRENIQREMERVEHMRMAKIPST, encoded by the exons CCTTCATA ACAGTG GTCAACCCttatatgtgtctctgtgtccccacAGACAGTggtatatgtgtctctgtgtccccacAGACAGTggtatatgtgtctctgtgtccccacAGACCAGTg ACAGTggtatatgtgtctgtgtccccACAGACAGTggtatatgtgtctctgtgtccccacAGACAGTggtatatgtgtctctgtgtccccacAGACAGTGGTATATGTGTCTCTTTGTCCCTGCAGGCAGTGGTAGTCCAGCAGGACAGCTTCATTGAGGATCAGCGCCAGGCTCTCACCAACCGCCCTGAACGCCtcacctccttcttctcctcccgtccctcctcccGCCACAACTCCCTGATCGAGCAGGAGAAACAGCGCAGCCTGGAGAAACACAGGCAGGAGACGGCCGCGCTGCAGCGCCAGCAGGCCACACACgaccaggagaagaggaggagggagagggagtgggaggtgcGGGAGCagcagctgacagacagggaggTGCAGCTCCTGGTACAGgaagaggagacggggaggaggagcagggagctAGTTACGGAGAGGGTGGAGCTACAAAGGAAGAAGAAGGACTATCTGATAGATCTAGAGCGACTGAGAGACGCTCAGGGGAAACTAGATCGAGACAGAGAAAACATACAGCGAGAAATGGAGAGGGTAGAACACATGAGAATGGCTAAG